One Pseudomonas sp. FP1742 genomic window carries:
- a CDS encoding succinylglutamate desuccinylase/aspartoacylase family protein: MQRIDHPLPWSHLGTERSLSVFRYGAGTRKVYIQASLHADELPGMRTAWELKQRLAELETQGQLQGIIELVPVANPIGLDQHLQGSHMGRFELGSGKNFNRAFVELSAPVAALIGDQLGDDAQANIALIRQTMGQVLDGLPAPLSQLEAMHRLLLRHACEADITLDLHCDFDAAIHLYALPQHWPQWRSLAARLKAAVALLCEDSGGSSFDESCSTPWLRLARAFPEAAIPPANLATTLELGSMGDTRVDQAQANCEAILGFLAEQGFITGTWPPAPSECCEGLPFEGTEYLFAPHHGVVSFLRDSGEWVERGDALFEVVDPLNDRVTTVCAGTSGVLFALDRGRYTQPGTWQAKVAGREPIRAGKLVND, from the coding sequence ATGCAACGCATCGACCATCCACTGCCCTGGAGTCATCTGGGGACTGAACGCTCGCTCAGTGTGTTTCGTTATGGCGCGGGCACTCGCAAGGTTTATATCCAGGCCAGCCTGCACGCGGATGAGCTGCCGGGCATGCGCACTGCCTGGGAACTGAAGCAGCGTCTGGCTGAACTCGAAACCCAGGGGCAACTTCAGGGCATCATCGAACTGGTGCCGGTGGCCAATCCCATCGGCCTCGATCAGCACCTGCAAGGCAGCCACATGGGCCGCTTCGAACTGGGCAGCGGCAAGAATTTCAACCGCGCGTTCGTTGAGCTCAGTGCACCGGTGGCCGCGTTGATCGGCGATCAATTGGGTGATGACGCCCAGGCCAACATCGCGCTGATCCGCCAGACCATGGGCCAGGTGCTCGACGGTTTGCCGGCACCGCTTTCGCAATTGGAGGCCATGCACCGCTTGCTGCTGCGTCACGCCTGCGAGGCCGACATCACCCTCGACTTGCATTGCGATTTCGACGCGGCGATTCACCTCTATGCCTTGCCGCAGCATTGGCCGCAGTGGCGCTCCCTGGCGGCTCGGTTGAAGGCCGCGGTGGCGTTGCTGTGTGAGGATTCCGGTGGCAGCTCTTTCGACGAGTCGTGTTCTACGCCGTGGTTGCGCCTGGCGCGGGCGTTTCCCGAGGCAGCGATCCCGCCGGCCAACCTGGCGACCACGCTGGAGCTGGGCAGCATGGGCGATACCCGGGTCGATCAGGCCCAGGCCAATTGCGAGGCGATCCTGGGGTTTCTCGCCGAACAGGGTTTCATCACCGGCACCTGGCCGCCAGCGCCGAGCGAATGCTGTGAAGGCTTGCCGTTCGAAGGCACCGAGTACCTGTTTGCACCGCACCACGGGGTGGTCAGTTTCCTGCGGGACTCGGGCGAATGGGTGGAGCGGGGAGATGCGTTGTTTGAAGTGGTCGACCCGCTGAATGACCGGGTTACCACGGTGTGTGCCGGGACCAGTGGCGTGCTGTTTGCCCTCGATCGCGGGCGTTATACGCAACCAGGTACCTGGCAGGCGAAAGTCGCCGGGCGCGAGCCGATCCGGGCCGGGAAACTGGTCAACGACTGA
- a CDS encoding transposase, whose protein sequence is MTILTSQAVVGVDVAKAEVLVYRADLQTTQAISNNRAALKRWLKTLPAKSGIAVEATNIYHLDTVELAYELGHQVYVVDGYRLSHYRRSVGQRAKNDPCDARLLARYLAHEQGGLRAWSPPPKAYKALQSLLHRRAALIKARVSLAQSWANEPRLEEELKCLMETFKRSDLAIQKQLRDLSKEAGAAENIERCKAIEGVGVLTATGFATAFLRGEFKDSNAFIAFLGMDLRVDDSGKKTGSRSLTKKGDPEIRRLAHNSAMAACRSATWKPFYEGYLARGFKRTQALVILARKLARVAFALMKNQSEYQPNRPLQGCPAT, encoded by the coding sequence ATGACAATCCTTACTTCGCAAGCGGTCGTGGGTGTTGATGTGGCCAAGGCTGAGGTGCTCGTCTATCGCGCCGATCTGCAAACCACACAAGCCATCTCCAATAATCGAGCAGCACTCAAACGTTGGCTCAAGACGCTGCCCGCCAAAAGTGGCATTGCCGTTGAGGCCACCAACATTTACCACTTGGACACGGTTGAGTTGGCCTATGAGTTGGGTCATCAGGTCTACGTCGTGGACGGTTATCGCTTGAGTCATTACCGCCGCAGTGTCGGCCAACGAGCTAAAAATGATCCGTGTGATGCTCGTCTTCTGGCTCGGTATCTGGCGCATGAACAGGGTGGGTTACGCGCTTGGAGCCCGCCGCCCAAGGCTTACAAGGCCCTGCAAAGCCTGCTTCATCGACGGGCAGCACTGATCAAGGCGCGTGTCAGCCTGGCTCAGAGCTGGGCCAATGAGCCGCGCCTGGAAGAAGAGCTGAAATGTCTGATGGAGACGTTTAAGCGCTCGGATTTGGCCATTCAAAAACAGCTGCGTGACCTGAGCAAAGAGGCCGGAGCCGCCGAAAATATTGAGCGTTGCAAGGCCATTGAAGGCGTTGGTGTACTGACGGCAACTGGATTTGCGACGGCTTTTTTGCGTGGCGAGTTTAAGGACAGCAATGCCTTCATCGCTTTTTTGGGCATGGACTTGAGGGTCGATGACTCGGGAAAAAAGACGGGGAGTCGCAGTCTGACCAAGAAAGGGGATCCGGAAATACGACGTCTGGCCCACAACTCGGCCATGGCCGCCTGTCGTTCGGCGACCTGGAAACCATTTTATGAAGGGTACCTGGCCAGAGGTTTCAAGAGGACTCAGGCCCTGGTAATCCTTGCCCGAAAACTCGCCCGGGTGGCGTTCGCTCTGATGAAAAACCAGAGCGAATACCAACCGAATCGACCGTTGCAGGGTTGTCCTGCAACATAG
- a CDS encoding ABC transporter substrate-binding protein: MKKRVMFGALALSILSLTAVAEDAKPIRLGIEAGYPPFSMKTPDGKLTGFDVDIGDALCAQMKVKCTWVEQEFDGLIPALKVKKIDAILSSMTITDDRKKNVDFTIKYYHTPARFVMKAGTDVKDPLTELKGKKVGVLRASTHDRFATEVLVPAGIDLVRYGSQQEANLDMVAGRLDAMLADSVNLDDGFLKTDAGKGFAFVGPTYEDAKYFGGGAGIAVRKGDKELADKFNTAITEIRANGKYKQVQDKYFNFDVYGH, translated from the coding sequence ATGAAGAAGCGAGTGATGTTCGGTGCCCTGGCACTGTCGATATTGTCCCTGACCGCCGTGGCCGAAGACGCCAAACCGATTCGCCTCGGTATCGAAGCCGGTTACCCACCTTTCTCGATGAAAACCCCGGACGGCAAACTCACCGGTTTCGACGTCGATATCGGTGACGCGCTGTGTGCACAGATGAAGGTGAAGTGCACTTGGGTCGAGCAAGAGTTCGATGGCTTGATCCCGGCCCTGAAGGTCAAGAAAATCGACGCGATCCTGTCGTCCATGACCATCACTGACGATCGCAAGAAGAACGTCGATTTCACCATCAAGTACTACCACACACCGGCGCGCTTCGTGATGAAGGCAGGCACCGACGTCAAGGATCCGCTGACCGAGCTCAAGGGCAAAAAAGTCGGTGTGCTGCGCGCCAGTACCCACGACCGCTTCGCTACCGAAGTGCTGGTGCCGGCCGGCATCGACCTGGTGCGTTACGGTTCCCAGCAGGAAGCCAACCTGGACATGGTCGCCGGTCGCCTCGATGCGATGCTGGCCGACTCGGTCAACCTGGACGACGGTTTCCTGAAAACCGACGCCGGCAAAGGCTTCGCGTTTGTCGGCCCGACCTATGAAGACGCCAAGTACTTCGGCGGCGGTGCCGGTATTGCCGTGCGCAAGGGCGATAAAGAGCTGGCGGACAAATTCAACACTGCCATCACTGAGATCCGCGCCAACGGCAAGTACAAGCAAGTGCAAGACAAGTACTTCAACTTCGATGTTTACGGCCATTAA